GTACAGGCCTTTGGCGAGGGCTTCTATCGGGTCAACCTCAACTTCGGTTTTATCGAAGAACCCGACGTACCGGCGGCGCTGCAACTGTGCCACCTCAAGGACCTGGATTTCAGCCCGATGGTGACCACCTACTTCCTCAGCCGCGAGACGGTGATCCCGACCAGGCGCATCGGCATGGCGCGTTGGCGCGAGGCGCTGTTCGCGTTCTTGCTGAAGAACGCCAACAGCAACCTCAAGTACTTCAACCTGCCGCTGAACCGGGTGATCGAGCTGGGCACCCAGGTCGAGATGTAGCCCGTGGCCTAGGCGGTGGCCGCTGCGGCCAGCGGCGCCGCCTTGCGCACCAGGCGCTGCAGGCGGCTGGCGATGGCAAAGCCGATCAGCGCCAGCAGCATCATGGCGATGAACACATAGTTGTAGCCTTGCTGGCCGGGGAAGTGGTCAAGGAGCGCGCCGTAGCCGACGTAGGCGAACATCCCCGGCGCATAGCCGATCAGGCAGCCGATGCCGAAGGCGGAGCCGGTGATGTGCGGGGCGATCCCGACTTCACCCATCGGCGCCCAGAACACCCCGCGCATGGAAAACACGATGAAGGCGAACGACAGCGTCGCGGCCATGCCGGCATAGATGAAGCCCGGGCTCTTGGGCACCAGAAGGATGATCGCCATCATCGGCAGCAGCGCCAGGAACGCCCACTTCAGGTAGCGGCTGGGGCTCTTGAAGTGCTTGTCGGCGATAAACCCGCCGGCCGGCCCGCCAAGGATCTTCAGCATGTACTGGTTGATGATGCCGTAGGCGCCGACCAGTGCCACCGGCAGGCCGTAGACTTCCTTCAGGTAGGGGATGAAGTAGGTCAGGCCGCAGTAGACGATGTAGACCATGAACACGTTGAAGCTGACCAGCCAGATCGCCGGTACCTTGATTGCCTCCATAAGGTTGGCCAGCGGGTTCTTGGCGCTGGTCTGGGCCTGGGCCTGATTGCCTTTGAGCAAGAACCAGGTCAGCACTCCGGCGGCGATGTCGATCAGCGCGTAGAACAGGATCGCCGCTTTCAGGCCGTGTTCGCCGCTGCCCAGGGCAATGAACACGCCCAGCGCACTAAACGCCACCAGGGTGTCGACCACCCCGCGGCCGCCTTCGAGCAGGCCAAACATGCGCCCTTGCTCCTGATCGTTGCCCAGGCCGCGAATGGCCTTGAGCAGCGCCGGCCAGTAGATGCAGTCGGCGCACACCGCCAGCAGGCAGAACACCAGCATCAGGCTGCTGAACGGTGGGAAGGTGGCCAGGTACAGGCCCAGGGCGCCGGTACCGATCAGGCCCAGGGGGATCAGCTTGCGGGTATCAAAACGGTCAGCGAGCATGCCGCCGACCACGAACAGGCCAGTGGCGATGATGGCGTTGGCGCTGAGCAGCAAGCCGATCTGGGTGTGCGAGAGGCCCATGAACTCCTGCATGGGTACGTAGAACGCATCCTTGAGGTTGGCCAGTTTGTAGACGGTGCCGCCACCGAGGATCAGTATCAGGAACTTGAACCATTTGGCCTTGTTTTGCGCAGTCATTGTTATTCTCCAGGCGTAGTGGGGTAGGGGCTCAAAGGCTGGCAGGGCTGGCCAGGGTCAACTCGGCGAGGGTGCGCAACTCGGCCAGCAAGGTTTTCACGTAGCTGACCTGGTTGTTGGCCCAGCGCTGTTCGCCGGCCAGCATCTGCTCGAGGGTCAGGCCGGCGGGCAGCGGCGTGTCGCTCATTTCCCGGTAGGCAATGAACGGGTCGGCCGGCTCGTTGCGCTGGCGGAAGGCCGGGGCGAGGTAGTGGTTTTCCTGTTCGAGGATGAAGGCGATCACTTGCGGCTGCTGTTCACCGAGCATCAGCAGCTCGAACAGCATGCGCGCGCCGGGCAGCTCGTCCTCGGCGCTGCCCTGCAGTACCCCGCAGTGGCCAAAACCCTGGTCTTCGGCCACCACCCGCACGCCCTTGAGGTGGCTCTGGCGGATATGCGGGGCGAGGTTGTGCAGGGCCTGCAGCGGTTGCTCGCAGGCATTGATCATGTTGCCGAAATCGAACAGGGCATTGAGCCGCGGATGATTGACCTGGCGCAGCAACTGGGCGATCTCGTCGCTCTTGAGCTCTTCATGCTGCTCGAAATCAAAATGCAGGTCGTGGGCATCGGCCAGCCGGGCCAGGTACAGCAGGTCGCCACCGATCTGGTCCATGACCTGCGAGAGCAGGCCTTCATAACGCGAGTACACGCGAATATTGCGGCTGCCGATGACCTTGGCCACGGCCACCACCGCATCGACGTCGGCCTTGCGCGTGCTGCTGATTTCCAGGTGCACGTCCAGTTGCAATGCGCGGGCTTTTTCGGC
This portion of the Pseudomonas sp. SORT22 genome encodes:
- a CDS encoding MFS transporter, encoding MTAQNKAKWFKFLILILGGGTVYKLANLKDAFYVPMQEFMGLSHTQIGLLLSANAIIATGLFVVGGMLADRFDTRKLIPLGLIGTGALGLYLATFPPFSSLMLVFCLLAVCADCIYWPALLKAIRGLGNDQEQGRMFGLLEGGRGVVDTLVAFSALGVFIALGSGEHGLKAAILFYALIDIAAGVLTWFLLKGNQAQAQTSAKNPLANLMEAIKVPAIWLVSFNVFMVYIVYCGLTYFIPYLKEVYGLPVALVGAYGIINQYMLKILGGPAGGFIADKHFKSPSRYLKWAFLALLPMMAIILLVPKSPGFIYAGMAATLSFAFIVFSMRGVFWAPMGEVGIAPHITGSAFGIGCLIGYAPGMFAYVGYGALLDHFPGQQGYNYVFIAMMLLALIGFAIASRLQRLVRKAAPLAAAATA
- a CDS encoding TIM barrel protein yields the protein MNTLQERFATLLNHNAQGAQAPRLTRELASRLLERLDQARLFAHAYPLLTNLTHGRVTPFDLLDFAYRHELAGLSLHMLDGEHNSLSQMNAGQLCAFAEKARALQLDVHLEISSTRKADVDAVVAVAKVIGSRNIRVYSRYEGLLSQVMDQIGGDLLYLARLADAHDLHFDFEQHEELKSDEIAQLLRQVNHPRLNALFDFGNMINACEQPLQALHNLAPHIRQSHLKGVRVVAEDQGFGHCGVLQGSAEDELPGARMLFELLMLGEQQPQVIAFILEQENHYLAPAFRQRNEPADPFIAYREMSDTPLPAGLTLEQMLAGEQRWANNQVSYVKTLLAELRTLAELTLASPASL